The following are encoded in a window of Sminthopsis crassicaudata isolate SCR6 chromosome 3, ASM4859323v1, whole genome shotgun sequence genomic DNA:
- the LOC141565009 gene encoding uncharacterized protein LOC141565009, with protein MAPGRRRPPPQEMVTFQDVAVDFTAEEWGLLDPPQKQLYKEVMLENAWNLLSLGLPLPREDLLSHFERGEGPWMLERADPRGRCPDEDTRLKMKKVTTKSMEESQWRRFMNDGHYDRNLREICDSGIKTKKKQKSHCEFDKDGETNKQYSVLIHYKKMTSGNESKSRECFSEQIGMIKSHEKPSEVQSFPCEMAFSLNSNLIRPQKNHSGEMSNEGEEAFSKNSKLTEDKEIHNGKKHACNECGKTFEGQSSFICHQKVHTSKKLYNCTQCGKAFETEPSLISHQRIHNSDKSHENHESGKAFNEKSSLTVHQKSQTKEKYYECNQCGKTFKQRSGLAEHQRIHTGEKPYECDQCGKTFRHRSSLVNHQRIHTGERPYECDQCGRAFTQSSNLAQHKRLHTGETPYKCDQCGKTFRFHSSFALHQRIHTGEKPYECFRCGKTFRQSVSLVVHQRVHRK; from the exons GAGATGGTGACGTTCCAGGATGTGGCCGTGGACTTCACCGCGGAGGAGTGGGGGCTCCTGGACCCTCCTCAAAAGCAGCTGTACAAGGAGGTTATGCTGGAGAACGCCTGGAACCTGCTGTCCCTGG GACTTCCTCTTCCCAGAGAAGATTTGCTCTCCCATTTTGAGCGAGGGGAAGGTCCGTGGATGCTTGAGCGAGCAGACCCCAGGGGCCGCTGCCCAG atgaAGATACTAGGCTCAAAATGAAGAAGGTTACTACTAAGTCGATGGAAGAATCACAATGGCGAAGATTCATGAACGATGGTCATTATGACCGCAATTTGAGAGAAATCTGTGATTCTGgtataaagacaaagaaaaaacaaaagagtcACTGTGAATTTGATAAAGATGGAGAGACTAACAAACAATATTCAGTACTAATTCACTATAAAAAAATGACCTCAGGAAATGAGAGTAAATCTAGAGAATGCTTTAGCGAGCAAATAGGGATGATAAAGTCTCATGAGAAGCCTTCTGAAGTTCAAAGTTTTCCATGTGAGATGGCATTcagcttgaattcaaatctaattagACCTCAGAAGAATCATTCTGGAGAAATGTCTAATGAAGGTGAGGAGGCCTTCAGCAAAAATTCAAAGCTCACTGAAGACAAGGAAATTCATAATGGAAAGAAACATGCTTGTAATGAATGTGGTAAAACCTTTGAAGGGCAGTCATCATTTATTTGCCATCAGAAAGTTCACACTAGTAAAAAGTTATATAATTGTACGCAATGCGGAAAGGCTTTTGAGACAGAGCCATCTCTTATTtctcatcagagaattcataatAGTGATAAATCTCATGAGAATCATGAAAGTGGTAAGGCTTTCAATGAAAAGTCATCccttactgtacatcagaaaAGCCAAACTAAAGAGAAATATTacgaatgtaatcagtgtggaaagactttcaaacAGAGGTCTGGGCTtgctgaacatcagagaatccacactggagagaaaccttatgaatgtgatcaatgtggaaagactttcagacACCGTTCTAGTCTTGTTaatcatcagagaatccacactggagagagacCGTATGAATGTGATCAGTGTGGAAGGGCTTTCACACAAAGCTCCAATCTCGCTCAACATAAGAGACTCCACACTGGAGAAACGCCTTATAAATGtgatcaatgtggaaagactttcagattCCACTCCAGTTTTGCactacatcagagaatccacactggagagaaaccttatgaatgttttcgatgtggaaagactttcagacAGAGTGTCAGTCTTGTTGTCCATCAGAGAGTCCACAGGAAATAA